From Methanobrevibacter sp., the proteins below share one genomic window:
- a CDS encoding sugar phosphate isomerase/epimerase yields the protein MKIGASSLAGIDRPLEDTLEFIENLGIEYTELVHQFPTEEFDTDILESYNLKYSIHAPFMDVNIASLQEKSRLNSIKQIKNSIDLANKINAEAVVVHPGLASYLPRKYFLKEVYDCVRKSSEELRDYSNDLGVLTTLENMPTFESMIYYDINDLNDLLVSLDMAMTLDIGHANHAGYAADEMIFDSIKHIHIHDNFGDDDSHLALGEGSIALNDIVNTLEEKNFDGIYIIEVNDYDSIKNSYEYMKKNFKI from the coding sequence ATGAAAATTGGTGCATCATCTCTTGCAGGAATAGACAGACCTTTAGAAGACACATTGGAATTTATTGAAAATTTAGGAATTGAATACACTGAATTGGTACATCAGTTTCCAACAGAAGAGTTTGACACAGATATTTTAGAAAGCTATAACCTCAAATACAGTATCCATGCTCCTTTTATGGATGTCAATATTGCATCCCTTCAGGAAAAAAGCAGACTGAATTCAATTAAGCAAATAAAAAATTCAATTGATTTGGCAAATAAGATTAACGCTGAAGCGGTTGTTGTGCATCCTGGGCTGGCTTCCTATTTACCTAGAAAATATTTCCTCAAAGAGGTCTATGACTGCGTAAGAAAATCAAGTGAAGAACTTAGGGATTATTCAAATGATTTGGGCGTTTTGACAACCCTGGAAAACATGCCTACTTTTGAGTCCATGATTTATTATGACATCAATGATTTGAATGATTTGTTAGTATCACTTGACATGGCAATGACATTGGACATCGGTCATGCAAACCATGCAGGATATGCCGCAGACGAGATGATTTTTGATTCAATTAAACACATACATATCCATGATAATTTTGGTGATGATGACTCACACCTTGCATTAGGTGAAGGCTCTATTGCATTAAATGATATAGTCAATACTTTAGAGGAAAAAAATTTTGATGGCATCTATATCATCGAAGTAAATGATTACGATTCCATAAAAAATAGTTATGAATATATGAAGAAAAACTTTAAAATTTAA
- the hisI gene encoding phosphoribosyl-AMP cyclohydrolase, which translates to MEINFRHEINGVKVITAVAQDADTNQILMLANMNKEALIKTIQTGKAHYWSTSRNQLWLKGESSGHFQEVKEILVDCDMDAVVLKIKQTGAACHEGYLSCFFRKINTENEIDIDDLKDDDLEIILERLVNPDDVY; encoded by the coding sequence ATGGAAATTAACTTCAGACATGAAATAAACGGCGTTAAAGTTATAACCGCAGTGGCCCAGGATGCTGATACCAATCAGATTTTGATGCTCGCCAATATGAACAAAGAGGCACTGATTAAAACCATACAAACAGGCAAGGCACATTACTGGAGCACATCAAGAAACCAGTTATGGCTTAAAGGTGAAAGCTCCGGCCATTTTCAGGAAGTTAAGGAAATACTGGTTGACTGCGACATGGACGCTGTTGTCCTAAAAATCAAACAAACAGGTGCTGCCTGTCATGAAGGATATCTTTCATGCTTTTTTAGAAAAATCAACACCGAAAATGAAATCGATATTGACGATTTGAAGGATGACGATTTAGAGATAATTTTAGAAAGACTTGTAAACCCCGATGACGTGTATTAA
- a CDS encoding aconitase X catalytic domain-containing protein, which translates to MFLTNEEQQMCDGEFGETIRKSMDILVALGDIYGASKLVDITSAQVSGVSYKTIGDAGLEYLEDLALDGSGKATINASLNPPGTDLDNWEKLGFPKDFAIKQNQIVDAYANLGISKTCTCTPYLVGNVPRFRDHVSWSESSAVAYVNSVIGARTNREGGPAALAAAIVGKTPLYGFHLEENRQANLVVNVTTELKGADFGALGYIIGKFVGGGVPYFKLQNTPNNNDLKTLGAALASSGSVALYHVEDVTPEANLIDSGEIEDIMFISDKEIQETRQKLTTTDKEPDLICLGCPHASLEEIKQVAGIVQGKTIKNKLWICTSVSVKATADRMGYTEIIESAGGNVVCDTCMVVAPIEEMGFEVIGVNSAKAANYVPSMCGLDVVYNDVENLIQFE; encoded by the coding sequence ATGTTTTTAACAAACGAAGAACAGCAAATGTGTGATGGAGAGTTCGGTGAAACTATTAGGAAAAGCATGGATATTCTTGTTGCTTTAGGAGATATCTATGGAGCTTCCAAATTGGTTGACATTACTTCTGCACAGGTTTCTGGAGTTTCTTACAAAACTATTGGGGATGCCGGTTTAGAGTATCTTGAAGATTTGGCTCTTGATGGGTCTGGAAAAGCTACTATTAATGCTTCACTCAATCCTCCTGGAACAGATTTGGACAACTGGGAAAAATTAGGGTTTCCAAAGGACTTTGCAATTAAGCAAAATCAGATTGTAGATGCATATGCAAATCTCGGAATATCTAAAACATGTACCTGTACACCATATCTGGTAGGTAATGTTCCAAGATTCAGGGACCATGTTTCCTGGTCAGAATCTTCAGCCGTTGCTTATGTTAATTCTGTAATTGGTGCTAGAACAAACCGTGAGGGAGGCCCTGCAGCTCTTGCAGCAGCTATTGTAGGTAAAACTCCATTATATGGTTTTCATTTAGAGGAAAATAGGCAGGCAAATCTTGTTGTTAATGTAACAACTGAATTGAAAGGCGCTGATTTTGGAGCGTTAGGCTACATTATCGGTAAATTTGTCGGTGGAGGAGTGCCTTACTTCAAACTTCAAAACACTCCAAACAACAACGATTTGAAAACCCTTGGTGCGGCTCTTGCTTCATCAGGATCTGTTGCACTTTACCACGTGGAGGATGTTACTCCTGAAGCCAATTTAATTGACAGTGGTGAAATTGAAGATATAATGTTCATTTCAGACAAGGAAATCCAAGAAACCCGCCAGAAATTAACAACAACAGATAAAGAACCTGACCTTATTTGTTTAGGATGTCCTCATGCATCACTTGAAGAAATTAAACAAGTAGCTGGTATCGTACAAGGTAAAACAATAAAAAACAAATTGTGGATTTGCACATCAGTTAGCGTAAAGGCAACTGCTGACAGAATGGGTTACACAGAAATAATCGAATCCGCAGGTGGAAATGTTGTATGTGACACCTGTATGGTTGTGGCACCTATTGAAGAGATGGGCTTTGAGGTAATTGGTGTAAACTCTGCAAAAGCAGCAAATTATGTTCCATCAATGTGTGGACTTGATGTTGTTTATAATGATGTAGAAAATCTTATTCAATTCGAATAA
- a CDS encoding DEAD/DEAH box helicase gives MANYISHPLIKKDSIEARLYQQILAGDVLKKGNTMVVAPTALGKTIIAILVAADRLQKVKNSKVLVLSPSKPLAIQHEDSFKEFLTLPCTSITGAIKTDERVKRWEESRIISATPQTVESDLLNGRYDLCNVSLIVFDECHHGVGAYSYVYLASRYVQESNYNLILGLTASPGSDKAKIKEVCENLYIQNIVVKTEDDHDVRPYFNPVEIDWVRVKMSSELEKIKKYVDKALKVRLKALKNMGIIRTVSVGKVDILKARGRIQGEIARSVNPDKDLFQAISILSAVINIQHSQELIETQGIQTFNKYIARLRKKKTKAAKSLMWDDNFGRAVKMARDAERHGWEHPKLREVTNILKKELGTGDGQTKLQSDRVSGKDEKSSKIIVFTQYRDTLEMIHEKLEKEGIKSAKFFGQAAKDGKKGLTQKEQKAIIKSFRMGEYDVLLSTSVAEEGIDIPAVDLVVLYEPVPSEVRMIQRRGRTGRKRTGRVKVLITNGTRDEAYYWSSVRKEEKMKYQLIDPKVLEELNASAVERMEDQKKIKVIERPKVEKSKTVVFADSREGNSKVIRHLSEMEMDVKVRSMAVGDYQVSDEVVIERKTAKDFVDSIIDKRLFKQARELSEEFKRPILILEGDDIYNGMIHPNAVRGTIAAIAIDFGISIIPTRNSEDTAAMIKRIAVREQTGEKTPIQIRTDKKPVSLWEQQLFIVESLPNIGPVNAKNLLQHFGSVEKVLNVSESELQEVDGIGEKTAKNIRKVVESEYLYFNKEIKEKKLL, from the coding sequence ATGGCTAATTATATTTCACATCCTTTGATTAAGAAAGATTCTATTGAGGCTAGATTGTATCAGCAGATTTTAGCGGGGGATGTATTAAAAAAAGGAAATACGATGGTTGTTGCACCTACTGCATTAGGTAAAACTATTATTGCAATACTTGTAGCTGCAGACAGGCTTCAGAAAGTTAAAAATTCAAAAGTTTTAGTTCTCTCACCATCAAAACCTTTAGCCATTCAACATGAAGACAGTTTTAAGGAATTTTTAACCCTTCCATGCACTTCCATTACAGGTGCCATAAAAACTGATGAGAGAGTTAAAAGATGGGAAGAGTCTAGAATTATTTCCGCAACTCCTCAAACAGTTGAATCTGATCTATTAAATGGCCGATATGATTTATGCAATGTTTCTCTCATTGTCTTTGATGAGTGCCATCATGGGGTCGGTGCCTATTCCTATGTATATTTGGCTTCCCGTTACGTTCAGGAATCCAATTACAATTTAATTTTAGGCCTGACAGCGTCTCCCGGATCAGACAAGGCAAAAATCAAGGAAGTGTGTGAAAACCTTTATATCCAGAACATTGTTGTCAAAACTGAAGATGACCATGATGTCAGACCATACTTTAATCCTGTTGAAATCGACTGGGTTAGAGTTAAGATGAGCAGTGAACTTGAAAAAATCAAGAAATATGTTGATAAGGCCTTAAAAGTCAGATTAAAAGCTTTAAAAAATATGGGCATTATAAGAACAGTTTCTGTAGGCAAAGTCGATATCCTTAAAGCAAGAGGAAGAATTCAGGGAGAGATTGCAAGATCCGTCAACCCTGACAAAGACCTGTTCCAGGCAATCTCAATTTTAAGTGCTGTAATCAATATTCAGCATTCCCAGGAACTGATTGAAACCCAGGGTATTCAAACATTCAACAAATATATTGCCCGTTTACGAAAAAAGAAAACAAAAGCGGCTAAATCTCTAATGTGGGATGATAATTTCGGAAGAGCTGTTAAAATGGCTCGTGATGCTGAAAGGCATGGATGGGAACATCCAAAACTCAGGGAAGTAACAAATATTTTGAAAAAAGAACTTGGAACTGGTGACGGTCAGACCAAACTCCAGTCCGACCGTGTAAGCGGTAAGGATGAAAAATCATCCAAAATCATTGTTTTCACTCAGTACAGGGACACTCTCGAAATGATTCATGAAAAACTTGAAAAAGAGGGAATCAAATCTGCAAAATTCTTCGGTCAGGCTGCAAAGGACGGTAAAAAAGGACTCACTCAAAAAGAACAAAAAGCAATCATAAAATCATTCAGAATGGGAGAATATGACGTGCTTTTATCAACAAGTGTTGCCGAAGAGGGTATTGACATTCCTGCTGTTGATTTGGTTGTTTTATATGAGCCGGTTCCATCTGAAGTTCGTATGATTCAGAGAAGAGGTAGGACCGGACGTAAAAGAACCGGCCGTGTCAAAGTCCTGATTACCAACGGTACAAGAGATGAAGCCTATTACTGGTCCAGTGTAAGAAAAGAAGAAAAAATGAAATATCAGTTAATTGATCCGAAAGTTTTGGAAGAGCTTAATGCGTCTGCAGTTGAGAGAATGGAAGACCAGAAAAAAATTAAAGTAATTGAAAGACCAAAGGTCGAAAAATCAAAAACTGTTGTTTTCGCTGATTCTAGAGAGGGCAATTCCAAGGTAATTAGGCATTTGTCTGAAATGGAAATGGATGTTAAAGTTAGGTCCATGGCTGTTGGAGACTATCAGGTCAGTGATGAAGTTGTAATTGAGAGAAAAACAGCAAAGGATTTTGTTGACTCCATAATTGACAAAAGATTATTCAAACAAGCCCGTGAATTGTCTGAAGAGTTTAAACGTCCGATTCTAATTTTAGAGGGGGATGACATTTACAACGGTATGATTCATCCGAATGCTGTAAGGGGAACTATTGCGGCGATAGCGATTGATTTTGGTATTAGTATTATTCCTACAAGAAACTCTGAAGATACTGCTGCTATGATAAAAAGAATTGCTGTTCGTGAACAGACTGGTGAAAAAACTCCTATTCAGATTAGAACAGATAAAAAACCGGTAAGTTTATGGGAACAACAGTTGTTTATTGTAGAATCTCTGCCTAACATTGGTCCTGTAAATGCCAAAAATTTGCTTCAGCATTTCGGCAGTGTTGAAAAGGTCCTTAACGTTTCTGAAAGTGAGCTTCAGGAAGTTGATGGTATTGGTGAAAAAACTGCTAAAAATATAAGAAAAGTAGTTGAATCTGAGTATTTGTATTTCAATAAAGAAATTAAAGAAAAAAAACTTCTTTAA
- a CDS encoding pyridoxamine 5'-phosphate oxidase family protein, translated as MSDVINFLKENSLIYLATSGLDGNAKVRPILFYFDEDEKPYFCTANTKPMFKELDANPNCEITVATPEFAWLRIAGKVEFTDSIELKQKVIDSNELVKALYETAENPTFEVFTVSGKATIADFSGNPPKTYDL; from the coding sequence ATGAGTGATGTAATAAATTTTTTAAAAGAAAACTCTTTAATATATTTAGCAACCAGTGGACTTGACGGAAACGCAAAAGTAAGACCAATTCTCTTTTACTTTGATGAAGATGAAAAACCATACTTCTGTACCGCAAACACCAAACCAATGTTTAAAGAATTAGATGCAAACCCTAACTGTGAAATAACAGTTGCAACCCCTGAATTCGCATGGTTAAGAATTGCAGGTAAAGTTGAATTCACTGATTCTATAGAGTTAAAACAAAAAGTAATCGACTCAAATGAACTTGTAAAAGCATTATATGAAACTGCTGAGAATCCAACATTTGAAGTATTTACAGTCTCAGGAAAAGCAACTATTGCTGATTTCTCAGGAAATCCACCTAAAACATACGACTTATAA
- a CDS encoding Mur ligase family protein yields the protein MNKNKTFGVIGVCGANGNLIARILKQRGYNVIGTDLSFKKDCRFANALEGYDIEVYYGKTPDKFFEKSDIIIPPASLPKDSDVLKNCDKPILGIDEVIDMIQPEKPVFGITGTNGKTTSTTLLKKIAYDNGIKPCEHDLEGMQGNAEYIPILQSRLNGDVGILEVGTFGVPGTVGKIVKNTSMSGGLITNITPDHLRDLGSFMDYANVKAEFIKELGIGQLVVNAHDPTIVGLLRELDFKGEVITFGVDELPDSIGMKECVCGREIAVKEIISGCGYYFCQCGVTTPQVDYIATNVDLPNRTFDLHTPTEKLTVKMGVDGLHNVYNITGVIIAAHKFLDLPYDKILPSIASFTGVSGRMEEVAQVKGKDIFVDFAHNPAGVETVLKEFKKLHGDFTTVITVSSESGYKGDLDIFNSVLKFSKFIVPASTASQKIASEKLTENPKLNDRIFLNYVSDFTKTGTMGASKNQVRDGIKKALNLDCEMVIAIGEAATKYKSLIFDL from the coding sequence ATGAATAAAAATAAGACCTTTGGAGTTATTGGTGTTTGCGGCGCAAACGGAAATTTAATAGCAAGAATTTTAAAACAAAGAGGCTATAACGTAATTGGGACAGATTTGTCATTCAAAAAAGACTGCCGGTTTGCAAATGCCCTTGAAGGATATGACATTGAAGTGTACTATGGAAAGACTCCCGATAAATTTTTCGAAAAGTCCGATATTATAATTCCTCCTGCAAGTTTGCCTAAGGATTCTGATGTATTGAAAAACTGTGATAAACCTATTTTAGGAATTGATGAAGTTATTGATATGATTCAGCCTGAAAAGCCGGTATTTGGAATAACCGGAACCAACGGTAAGACAACTTCAACAACTCTTCTCAAAAAAATAGCTTATGATAACGGAATCAAACCATGTGAACATGATTTGGAAGGCATGCAGGGCAATGCCGAATATATTCCTATCCTGCAGTCAAGATTAAATGGCGATGTGGGAATTCTGGAGGTAGGAACCTTTGGAGTTCCGGGCACTGTCGGAAAAATTGTAAAAAACACATCCATGTCAGGAGGTTTAATTACCAACATCACTCCGGACCATTTAAGAGATCTTGGAAGCTTCATGGATTATGCTAATGTTAAAGCGGAATTCATTAAGGAATTGGGAATAGGACAATTGGTTGTTAATGCACATGACCCTACAATAGTTGGACTGTTGCGTGAACTTGACTTTAAAGGTGAGGTCATAACATTCGGTGTAGACGAACTTCCGGATTCAATAGGTATGAAAGAATGTGTATGCGGTCGTGAAATCGCAGTTAAGGAAATCATTTCAGGATGCGGATATTACTTCTGCCAATGCGGAGTTACAACCCCTCAGGTGGATTATATTGCAACCAATGTAGATTTGCCTAACAGGACTTTTGACTTGCACACTCCTACAGAGAAATTGACAGTTAAAATGGGTGTGGATGGTCTACATAATGTTTATAATATTACTGGAGTCATTATTGCGGCTCACAAATTTTTAGATTTACCTTACGATAAGATATTGCCATCTATTGCAAGTTTTACAGGTGTCAGCGGTAGAATGGAGGAAGTCGCTCAAGTTAAAGGTAAGGACATATTTGTTGACTTTGCTCATAACCCCGCAGGTGTTGAAACAGTCTTAAAGGAATTTAAAAAATTGCATGGTGACTTTACTACTGTTATAACAGTTTCATCCGAATCAGGATACAAGGGTGATTTGGACATTTTCAACAGTGTTTTGAAATTCTCTAAATTCATAGTTCCTGCATCCACAGCATCCCAAAAGATTGCCTCTGAAAAACTCACTGAAAATCCTAAATTGAATGACAGGATATTTTTAAATTATGTAAGTGATTTTACAAAAACAGGAACAATGGGTGCATCTAAAAATCAGGTTAGGGATGGTATTAAAAAGGCTTTAAATTTAGATTGTGAAATGGTAATAGCTATTGGTGAAGCTGCTACCAAATACAAATCTTTAATCTTTGATTTATAA
- a CDS encoding PINc/VapC family ATPase — MKCIVPDTSAVIIGAVSELIENGDFDYPEIIVPEAVVCELEHQANANRAEGRKGLEELKKLQEMQEDGELAISFKGKRPTNYDIRYAKSGEIDSIIRDLARSEFATLLTNDKVQAEVAKAQGIPVHYFKQTYTEIPLSIERLFDSETMSVHLKEHVAPMAKKGTPGHIEFVKLENKPYSYSQLSDIVEEILEKAKNDPKTYLESDMEGSFVVQSREYRISIAYPPFAEALEITAVKPVANISLDEYNLSDKLLERIRTSAEGILISGSPGAGKSTFVQAIAKYYSSKLNKIVKTMESPRDLQLPDEITQYAPLEGSMENTADVLLLVRPDYTIYDELRKNTDFNIFADMRLAGVGMIGVVHATRPIDAIQRIASRVELGVIPSIVDTSIYIENGKVTSVYETKMTVKVPTGMKEADLARPVIEVRDFETGELKNEIYTYGEQTIVMDMNLVNGTSTGEKQKSSVDIIAEAEILRKIKRILPKKAKVEVEVISPDRANIYIPDQYVPKIIGKNGKRIAEIERDIGISLGVEIIDEKPVDKTPFEIDITHTRKQMILELGRENGRQNFDILIDGEYLLTATTSKKGEIKIKNGIELSDIILDAIEMGLEITAVRKQ; from the coding sequence ATGAAATGTATAGTACCAGACACAAGTGCAGTTATAATTGGTGCAGTAAGCGAACTGATTGAAAATGGAGATTTTGACTATCCGGAAATAATTGTGCCCGAAGCAGTAGTCTGTGAGTTAGAACATCAGGCTAATGCCAACAGGGCCGAAGGAAGAAAAGGATTGGAAGAACTTAAAAAACTTCAGGAAATGCAGGAAGACGGTGAGTTGGCAATCAGCTTTAAAGGCAAACGTCCTACCAATTATGATATCAGATATGCCAAAAGCGGAGAAATAGACAGCATCATCAGAGACCTTGCAAGATCAGAATTTGCAACATTGCTTACAAATGACAAGGTTCAGGCCGAAGTGGCAAAGGCACAGGGAATTCCGGTTCATTATTTCAAACAGACATATACAGAAATTCCCCTTTCCATAGAACGCTTATTTGACAGTGAAACAATGTCAGTTCATCTAAAGGAACACGTTGCTCCAATGGCTAAAAAAGGAACTCCTGGCCATATTGAGTTTGTTAAACTGGAAAACAAACCATATTCATATTCACAACTTTCAGATATTGTTGAAGAGATTCTTGAAAAAGCAAAAAATGATCCGAAGACTTATCTTGAATCAGATATGGAAGGTTCATTCGTTGTTCAGTCAAGGGAGTACAGGATTTCAATTGCATATCCCCCTTTTGCCGAAGCTCTGGAAATTACTGCAGTCAAACCTGTGGCAAACATCAGCTTGGACGAATATAACCTTTCAGACAAATTACTGGAAAGAATCAGAACCAGCGCTGAAGGAATATTGATTTCAGGTTCACCGGGAGCAGGTAAATCCACATTTGTTCAGGCAATCGCCAAATACTACTCTTCAAAATTGAATAAGATTGTTAAAACAATGGAATCACCAAGAGACCTGCAGCTGCCGGATGAAATTACCCAATATGCTCCACTTGAAGGAAGCATGGAAAATACTGCTGACGTGTTACTGCTTGTAAGACCAGATTACACTATATATGACGAACTCAGGAAAAATACCGATTTCAACATATTTGCAGACATGAGACTTGCAGGGGTAGGAATGATTGGAGTCGTCCATGCAACACGTCCGATAGATGCAATTCAGAGAATCGCTTCAAGGGTTGAACTTGGAGTAATTCCATCAATCGTGGATACAAGCATTTATATTGAAAACGGTAAAGTTACAAGCGTTTATGAAACAAAAATGACCGTTAAAGTTCCAACCGGTATGAAAGAAGCAGACCTTGCAAGACCGGTAATTGAAGTAAGGGACTTTGAAACCGGCGAGCTTAAAAATGAAATTTACACTTACGGTGAACAGACCATTGTAATGGATATGAATCTGGTAAACGGAACATCAACCGGTGAAAAACAAAAATCTTCCGTTGACATCATTGCCGAAGCGGAAATTTTAAGAAAAATAAAAAGAATCCTTCCTAAAAAAGCCAAAGTTGAAGTTGAAGTAATCTCTCCCGACAGAGCAAACATTTACATTCCGGATCAATACGTTCCAAAAATTATCGGTAAAAATGGAAAGAGAATTGCCGAGATTGAACGTGATATCGGAATAAGCCTTGGAGTGGAAATCATTGATGAAAAACCTGTTGATAAAACTCCATTTGAAATAGACATCACACATACCAGAAAACAGATGATTTTGGAATTGGGAAGAGAAAACGGAAGACAGAACTTTGATATCCTTATTGACGGAGAGTATCTGCTTACAGCCACTACCTCCAAAAAAGGAGAAATTAAAATTAAAAACGGAATTGAATTGTCCGATATCATCTTGGACGCTATTGAGATGGGATTGGAAATTACAGCAGTTAGAAAACAGTGA
- a CDS encoding Mur ligase family protein — MNYLVVGAGNASRPVARLLNYLGHQVVITDLKDISEFKIEFQRSLIEMEKEGVTLDLANKDPSVDGFDAVYMPPTLPESAPIAQKVKNSELKVLTNEEFSKTVNDLIPVDIIGITGTMGKTTTTFITTSLFKQAGYKVWSCSSLVNNLVSEAIIDGIVKGKAQDCDIAIFELPHGTIGLLDRLDIKIGLLTNIAEDHLSEFGGSLEKYQQRKLVLQAMSETFIANNSCRDIIESVRDDAIFYALDEDVDFKGTVGDKSLTIKSKDVEFTTPFNMMSYFFENSVAASAVALTYGVAKEDIIDALTVFKGLPAHMEDVGDYNGRKVILDSAFLYDGMKITLDYFKDESVVLFLDHFDTLSVRDKAEVGQLVSGYDIKTVIASGFNEVTQEVEMEAAQEILDAITNPKIEKVAVENIEIAACETFKYSEPGDIILHMGPLIAYDRLTTVDKIMKGLEEGSKKYE, encoded by the coding sequence ATGAATTATTTAGTTGTTGGTGCTGGAAATGCAAGTAGGCCTGTTGCAAGATTGCTAAATTATTTGGGCCATCAAGTTGTTATAACTGATTTAAAAGACATTTCAGAATTTAAAATAGAATTTCAAAGAAGTTTAATTGAAATGGAAAAAGAAGGAGTTACTCTGGATTTAGCAAATAAAGACCCTTCTGTTGATGGCTTCGATGCGGTTTACATGCCTCCGACATTACCTGAATCAGCTCCAATAGCTCAAAAAGTAAAAAATTCAGAATTAAAAGTTTTAACCAATGAAGAATTCTCAAAAACTGTTAATGATTTGATTCCGGTAGACATTATCGGAATTACCGGAACCATGGGTAAAACAACCACTACATTCATAACTACAAGCCTCTTCAAGCAGGCTGGTTATAAGGTATGGTCATGTTCATCTTTAGTAAACAACTTGGTTTCAGAAGCTATTATCGATGGAATTGTTAAAGGTAAAGCACAGGACTGTGATATAGCTATTTTTGAACTTCCTCATGGTACTATAGGCCTTTTGGACAGGCTGGATATTAAAATTGGTCTTTTAACCAACATAGCAGAAGACCACCTGTCTGAATTTGGAGGCTCCCTTGAAAAATACCAGCAACGTAAATTGGTTTTACAGGCAATGAGTGAAACATTCATAGCCAATAATTCCTGTCGTGACATTATCGAAAGCGTTAGGGATGATGCAATTTTCTATGCTCTTGATGAGGATGTTGACTTCAAGGGAACAGTTGGAGATAAATCATTAACAATCAAATCAAAAGATGTGGAATTCACAACTCCGTTCAATATGATGAGCTACTTCTTTGAAAATTCTGTTGCGGCATCAGCTGTTGCCCTGACATACGGAGTTGCTAAGGAAGATATTATTGATGCCTTAACCGTATTTAAAGGACTGCCTGCACACATGGAAGATGTCGGCGATTACAATGGCAGAAAAGTAATTCTTGATTCTGCATTCTTGTATGATGGAATGAAAATCACCTTGGATTATTTCAAGGATGAAAGTGTAGTGTTATTCTTAGATCATTTTGATACATTGTCCGTTAGAGACAAGGCTGAAGTTGGTCAGTTAGTAAGTGGATATGACATTAAGACAGTTATTGCTAGTGGATTTAACGAAGTTACACAGGAAGTAGAAATGGAAGCTGCTCAGGAGATTTTAGATGCAATAACCAATCCAAAAATTGAAAAGGTGGCTGTGGAAAACATTGAAATCGCAGCATGTGAAACCTTCAAATATTCCGAACCTGGAGATATAATTCTCCATATGGGACCGCTTATAGCATATGACAGGCTAACTACAGTCGATAAGATTATGAAGGGGCTTGAAGAAGGGAGTAAAAAATATGAATAA